The genome window GCTCCGCGGTGAGGAGGCCGATGCCCACATCTCCTCGCTGGTGGTGCTGCTCAGCGCCATTCGCGCCGTGCACAAGGTCGTGGAGGGCGACAAATCGGCGCTGAAGGCTCGCGCGAAGGAGGTCGCGGAGGGCGACTTCGCCGGCCCGGCCGTGAAGAGTGCCATTGCGTCGGTGCACGCTGCTACCGCCAATGTCGTCGTCGTCAGCGGCGGCAGCTGAGCCGCTGGCAGTCGGTTGCCGGCCGGGTGTGCCGTGTCGGCCACATGGGCACACCCGGCGCGGCCGAAGACAGCGCGCTTCCAGAATCCCAGGTCTGCCGTCAGCACCGAGCTGCCTGACCTCGACGAGTGGCAGGACCGCCCTGGACACCATCCGCGTCAGGAGTCTGACGCGCTGACCGGCTGCCTGAGGATGGTGCGGAGCTTCTCGGGCGCGACCTTGCGGAAGTCGCTGAGGTAGATCTCGTGGTGCTTGCCGACCATCCGGAGCCCGTTGTCCGGGATGAACTCGTGGTGCATTCGTGCCAGCACTTCGGCCTCGTCGTCGTAGGAGCCGACATGCAGTGTCTGCACGCAGCGGCCCTCGGACAGCGATGCCAGGCGAACCTCGTCGAGACGCCGCGGGCGATCCTTGGTCGCGATCTGGTCGATGGTGTCGGCGAACATGCCCTGGTCGATCCAGTCAGGGACCATGATCATCAAGGTCCAGTCCCACCGGGACTTGTCTCGTGACGCCGTGAACGCGTCCATGTCGTCAGCCCACCACAGGCCTTCCAGAGGCATGACGACGTAGTCTCGCCCAAGGGTTCGCTTGCTGGCGAACTTCAGCCTGTAGGCCAGCGGGTAGAGCGCCTCGGCAGCGTCGGCGAAGGCCGGGGTGGTGTTGGGGTCGCCGTGCCCGTCGATCATGAGGTACTGCAGGTCCGGCATGTCCACGATTTCGAGCCGACCTCGTCTCGCGCGGTAGGCGCCGATCTGTCTCTTGAAGTCAATCTTGTCCGTCATCAGGCACCTGGACTCGCGCCGCGAGCCACGACCTTTCCGCCTCCAAGAGGCTCAGCGAGCAGGAGAAGACCTCGCGCGCCGGCAACGCGAGGGGAGCCTGTGCCGACTCGGCCTCCTTGACCGCGGCGATACGAGCGTCGACGTGGGCGAGTCGCTCGCAGAGCGCCTGTGCGTACTCCCGCCGCGAAAGCAGGGACAGGTTCGAGACGCCCACGAGAAGGGAGTGCGGGACAGCGTGCAGTTCTCCGATGAGCGCGAACGCGC of Saccharopolyspora erythraea contains these proteins:
- a CDS encoding GyrI-like domain-containing protein, yielding MTDKIDFKRQIGAYRARRGRLEIVDMPDLQYLMIDGHGDPNTTPAFADAAEALYPLAYRLKFASKRTLGRDYVVMPLEGLWWADDMDAFTASRDKSRWDWTLMIMVPDWIDQGMFADTIDQIATKDRPRRLDEVRLASLSEGRCVQTLHVGSYDDEAEVLARMHHEFIPDNGLRMVGKHHEIYLSDFRKVAPEKLRTILRQPVSASDS
- a CDS encoding PadR family transcriptional regulator; translation: MELTPSELIVLGLITESPQHGYDLEQVIERRGIRQWSEIGFSSIYYLLAKLEKRGLVHAPRAAAGAKSRRVFHATASGREAAARSAFALIGELHAVPHSLLVGVSNLSLLSRREYAQALCERLAHVDARIAAVKEAESAQAPLALPAREVFSCSLSLLEAERSWLAARVQVPDDGQD